One window from the genome of Cryptomeria japonica chromosome 6, Sugi_1.0, whole genome shotgun sequence encodes:
- the LOC131069987 gene encoding probable xyloglucan galactosyltransferase GT19, producing MHLLEQKMKAWKQVKAWKAHSHALCGTILLLIVSLMYMSSNNEFHVQSGSFASGTCQGKRIYMYNLPDKFNTLILKNCSGQIVPWLNFCPHAQNDGFGSAIANHSGWYASDLYMVELVFHRRMMEYPCLVDSMEAADAFYVPYYSGLDALRFLYGSDRGKAGEHGSELVAWLEENGGSRWRRKGGADHFVVTGRTVWDLCAATPGWGTGLLELGALQNVTVLCVEGRTWVTREQAVPYLTSFHPGSVEELGIWTGRVGSAERNFLFAFVGGERKDVGLRQAIIWQCRNSSRCDFLNCGQIKCSHRPVAVMEKLLTAEFCLQPPGDSPTRRSTFDGLIAGCIPVFFRNDSAYQQYTWHLPKDTDSYSVFIPEDRVVHGGLRIEDVLGEYSAERRGEMRENIVGIIPRLVYMSVGASQGVVKDAFDVSLEGVLRRAGQANLTIQ from the coding sequence ATGCACTTGCTAGAACAAAAGATGAAGGCATGGAAACAGGTGAAGGCATGGAAGGCCCATTCTCATGCATTGTGTGGAACAATTCTCCTTTTAATTGTTTCCCTGATGTACATGAGCTCCAACAATGAATTCCATGTACAAAGTGGGTCTTTTGCATCTGGTACCTGCCAGGGAAAGCGGATCTACATGTACAATCTGCCGGACAAATTCAACACATTAATCCTGAAAAACTGCAGTGGGCAGATCGTTCCGTGGCTGAACTTTTGCCCACACGCCCAAAATGACGGCTTTGGGAGCGCAATAGCAAACCACAGTGGGTGGTACGCTTCGGATTTGTATATGGTGGAGCTGGTTTTTCACAGGCGGATGATGGAATACCCATGCCTGGTGGACTCCATGGAAGCAGCCGATGCGTTTTATGTGCCGTATTATAGTGGCCTGGATGCGTTGCGGTTTCTGTACGGGTCTGACAGGGGCAAGGCGGGTGAGCACGGGTCGGAGCTCGTGGCTTGGCTGGAGGAAAATGGCGGGTCGAGGTGGAGGAGAAAGGGCGGGGCAGATCATTTTGTTGTGACGGGTCGGACCGTGTGGGATCTGTGTGCTGCCACTCCCGGGTGGGGCACGGGTCTGTTAGAGCTCGGGGCATTGCAGAATGTAACGGTTCTGTGCGTTGAGGGTAGAACGTGGGTCACCCGGGAACAGGCCGTTCCGTACCTGACGTCATTTCACCCGGGCTCGGTCGAAGAGCTGGGCATATGGACGGGCCGGGTCGGGTCGGCGGAGAGGAATTTTTTGTTTGCTTTTGTCGGTGGGGAGCGCAAAGATGTGGGGTTGAGGCAGGCGATCATATGGCAGTGTAGGAATTCGTCGAGGTGTGATTTTTTGAACTGTGGGCAGATCAAGTGCAGTCACAGGCCGGTGGCGGTGATGGAGAAGTTGTTGACGGCGGAGTTTTGTTTGCAGCCGCCGGGTGATTCGCCCACCCGACGGTCCACATTCGATGGCTTGATTGCCGGGTGTATTCCGGTCTTTTTCAGGAACGACTCTGCGTATCAGCAGTATACGTGGCATCTTCCTAAGGATACGGATTCGTATTCTGTGTTTATACCCGAAGATAGGGTTGTTCATGGAGGGCTGCGGATTGAGGATGTTCTGGGTGAGTATTCGGCAGAGAGGAGGGGGGAAATGAGAGAGAATATTGTGGGGATTATTCCGCGTTTAGTTTACATGAGCGTTGGGGCTTCTCAGGGCGTTGTGAAGGATGCTTTTGATGTGAGTTTGGAGGGTGTTCTTCGTAGGGCCGGGCAAGCCAATCTTACAATTCAATAA